From one Rhodothermales bacterium genomic stretch:
- a CDS encoding DUF6702 family protein gives MLHRIVPLVLTLLAGCLLMASRLVAPHEFHVSYARLAVEGPMGMMQIRLFKDDLEAGLQNRFGISDLTMRADPEVDSLFGVYLNEKLVLSAGGIPVPGVIVSSGEELQNGIPVWWYTLSYEAPEAFAAIHIQHDVLMEVFSDQKNVFRVKHFPSEKEWSLYFVPGDSDFELTLE, from the coding sequence ATGCTCCACCGCATCGTCCCGCTCGTACTGACCCTGCTCGCCGGCTGCCTCTTGATGGCCAGCCGCTTGGTGGCGCCGCACGAGTTCCACGTCTCCTACGCCCGGCTTGCGGTGGAAGGACCCATGGGCATGATGCAGATCCGGCTGTTCAAGGACGACCTGGAAGCCGGCCTGCAGAATCGGTTTGGCATCTCCGACCTTACGATGCGCGCCGATCCCGAGGTAGACTCCCTCTTCGGCGTATATCTGAATGAGAAGCTGGTGCTGTCGGCCGGCGGCATCCCCGTGCCCGGCGTCATTGTGTCCAGCGGGGAAGAATTGCAAAACGGCATCCCCGTGTGGTGGTACACGCTCTCGTACGAGGCGCCGGAGGCGTTCGCCGCGATCCATATCCAACACGATGTGCTCATGGAGGTGTTCTCGGACCAGAAGAATGTGTTTCGGGTGAAGCACTTCCCGAGCGAAAAAGAATGGTCACTGTATTTTGTCCCCGGAGATTCGGATTTTGAGCTGACGCTTGAGTAG